The Megachile rotundata isolate GNS110a chromosome 3, iyMegRotu1, whole genome shotgun sequence genome includes a window with the following:
- the LOC100877161 gene encoding WD repeat-containing protein 13 isoform X1, which yields MVSMWHQQVFALDAKYNAQRVNKLPTLGMLYIRRRNQLLKEKFSKDPTIRENYLKLRSKLLFLRYGENLEQNSLSSHTTEEEKSEIKIKLHNIQRKSIAESFAFDGVHHVFDQHNAPVTMLKFANNDRSKLCCASLDGLLSICDTISTPPKVIALLEGHKKGVTALDWSISNDLIVSSSLDCTIRLWNVVNTEIGPNCLRTVNDQQRAEVLCCGFIPVNNNLVVAGNSQGLVQILNISTGIYTRGGSCKIGGKILSLACEGSGGLVIWAGNDRGIIMSFQLEPGMGRLTKLRRVQEIGGMITSLSWRSWLSKDNPWPALLVSSACNTVLLYHIIDNQGSLSLWTKYPIKHKQHFVRSTFCPQMETCLIATGSEDGTIHLLDSAREGKAAKINRLQGHATSTLALSFNYDESLLASADYQGLIILWRNRQRHI from the exons atggTTAGTATGTGGCATCAACAAGTATTTGCACTCGATGCAAAGTACAATGCACAACGTGTAAATAAACTGCCTACTTTAG GAATGCTCTATATTCGTCGTAGAAATcagttattaaaagaaaaatttagtAAAGATCCAACGATTCGAGAAAATTACTTAAAACTAagatcaaaattattatttctacgATATGGTGAAAACTTGGAGCAAAATAGTCTGAGCAGTCATACAACAGAGGAAGAAAAATCagagattaaaataaaattgcacaataTACAGCGAAAATCAATAGCAGAAAGTTTTGCTTTTGATGGAGTACATCATGTTTTTGATCAACATAATGCACCTGTTACAATGCTTAAATTTGCCAATAATGATAGATCTAAATTATGTTGTGCATCATTGGATGGATTACTATCAATATGTGATACTATCAGTACACCTCCAAAAGTTATAGCTTTATTAGAAGGCCACAAGAAAGGTGTCACAGCATTAGACTGGAGTATTAGTAATGATCTTATAGTTTCATCTTCTTTGGATTGTACAATAAGACTCTGGAATGTTGTAAACACAGAAATTGGTCCAAATTGTTTACGAACAGTTAATGATCAACAACGAGCAGAAGTTCTGTGCTGTGGATTTATacctgtaaataataatttagttgTTGCTGGTAACTCCCAAGGACTAGTACAGATTTTAAATATATCCACTGGTATATACACTCGTGGTGGTTCTTGTAAAATTGGAGGCAAA ATTTTGTCATTGGCTTGTGAAGGTAGTGGTGGTTTAGTGATATGGGCTGGAAATGATAGAGGAATTATTATGTCATTTCAATTAGAACCAGGAATGGGACGATTAACAAAGTTACGAAGAGTACAAGAAATTGGTGGTATGATAACTAGTCTTTCTTGGCGTTCGTGGTTGTCAAAAGATAATCCATGGCCAGCACTTTTAGTGAGCAGTGCTTGTAATACAGTACTACTCTATCATATTATTGACAATCAAGGTTCCTTATCTCTTTGGACGAAATATCCAATAAAAcataa ACAACATTTTGTGAGATCTACTTTTTGTCCACAAATGGAAACGTGTTTAATAGCTACAGGTTCTGAAGATGGtacaatacatttattagattcTGCAAGAGAAGGCAAAGCAGCAAAAATTAATAGACTTCAAGGTCATGCAACATCAACGCTTGCTTTGTCTTTTAATTATGACGAATCCCTTCTTGCATCTGCAGATTATCAAGGCCTTATTATTTTATGGCGTAATCGACAACgtcatatataa
- the LOC100877161 gene encoding WD repeat-containing protein 13 isoform X2 produces MLYIRRRNQLLKEKFSKDPTIRENYLKLRSKLLFLRYGENLEQNSLSSHTTEEEKSEIKIKLHNIQRKSIAESFAFDGVHHVFDQHNAPVTMLKFANNDRSKLCCASLDGLLSICDTISTPPKVIALLEGHKKGVTALDWSISNDLIVSSSLDCTIRLWNVVNTEIGPNCLRTVNDQQRAEVLCCGFIPVNNNLVVAGNSQGLVQILNISTGIYTRGGSCKIGGKILSLACEGSGGLVIWAGNDRGIIMSFQLEPGMGRLTKLRRVQEIGGMITSLSWRSWLSKDNPWPALLVSSACNTVLLYHIIDNQGSLSLWTKYPIKHKQHFVRSTFCPQMETCLIATGSEDGTIHLLDSAREGKAAKINRLQGHATSTLALSFNYDESLLASADYQGLIILWRNRQRHI; encoded by the exons ATGCTCTATATTCGTCGTAGAAATcagttattaaaagaaaaatttagtAAAGATCCAACGATTCGAGAAAATTACTTAAAACTAagatcaaaattattatttctacgATATGGTGAAAACTTGGAGCAAAATAGTCTGAGCAGTCATACAACAGAGGAAGAAAAATCagagattaaaataaaattgcacaataTACAGCGAAAATCAATAGCAGAAAGTTTTGCTTTTGATGGAGTACATCATGTTTTTGATCAACATAATGCACCTGTTACAATGCTTAAATTTGCCAATAATGATAGATCTAAATTATGTTGTGCATCATTGGATGGATTACTATCAATATGTGATACTATCAGTACACCTCCAAAAGTTATAGCTTTATTAGAAGGCCACAAGAAAGGTGTCACAGCATTAGACTGGAGTATTAGTAATGATCTTATAGTTTCATCTTCTTTGGATTGTACAATAAGACTCTGGAATGTTGTAAACACAGAAATTGGTCCAAATTGTTTACGAACAGTTAATGATCAACAACGAGCAGAAGTTCTGTGCTGTGGATTTATacctgtaaataataatttagttgTTGCTGGTAACTCCCAAGGACTAGTACAGATTTTAAATATATCCACTGGTATATACACTCGTGGTGGTTCTTGTAAAATTGGAGGCAAA ATTTTGTCATTGGCTTGTGAAGGTAGTGGTGGTTTAGTGATATGGGCTGGAAATGATAGAGGAATTATTATGTCATTTCAATTAGAACCAGGAATGGGACGATTAACAAAGTTACGAAGAGTACAAGAAATTGGTGGTATGATAACTAGTCTTTCTTGGCGTTCGTGGTTGTCAAAAGATAATCCATGGCCAGCACTTTTAGTGAGCAGTGCTTGTAATACAGTACTACTCTATCATATTATTGACAATCAAGGTTCCTTATCTCTTTGGACGAAATATCCAATAAAAcataa ACAACATTTTGTGAGATCTACTTTTTGTCCACAAATGGAAACGTGTTTAATAGCTACAGGTTCTGAAGATGGtacaatacatttattagattcTGCAAGAGAAGGCAAAGCAGCAAAAATTAATAGACTTCAAGGTCATGCAACATCAACGCTTGCTTTGTCTTTTAATTATGACGAATCCCTTCTTGCATCTGCAGATTATCAAGGCCTTATTATTTTATGGCGTAATCGACAACgtcatatataa
- the LOC100880637 gene encoding UPAR/Ly6 domain-containing protein crok translates to MEKSTIISIVCLLLFTVTGINALRCYQCSSDTDPKGEDLCGAYKKFDKEKNIAIECNSEESYMPGTFCVKITHQSPRGFIWDGRWRQVIRRCSSVSSTGVTGVCNWGVYENGVYWEECSCGEDSCNDASTLSPFSIMRLLLPIGISMYMYPLT, encoded by the exons ATGGAGAAGAGTACGATCATCAGTATTgtgtgtttattattatttacagtaaCAG gtaTCAATGCACTTCGCTGTTACCAATGTAGTAGTGACACTGATCCAAAAGGTGAAGATTTATGTGGAGCATACAAGAAATTTGATAAAGAGAAAAATATTGCTATCGAATGTAACAGTGAGGAATCTTACATGCCTGGCACATTCTGTGTCAAAATAACCCATCAAAGTCCTCGTGGTTTCATAT GGGATGGTAGATGGCGACAAGTAATTCGTCGATGCTCTTCGGTATCCAGTACTGGAGTCACGGGTGTTTGTAATTGGGGAGTATACGAAAATGGAGTTTATTGGGAAGAATGTTCCTGTGGTGAAGATTCATGTAATGATGCATCAACATTATCACCATTCTCAATAATGAGACTATTGTTGCCAATTGGTATTTCtatgtatatgtatcctttaacatga